The Streptomyces luteogriseus genome includes a window with the following:
- a CDS encoding SpoIIE family protein phosphatase yields the protein MGAIPTQRETAPRASEAPAHAWETPVPVQEGPVSEEPVPSAEVITPPAGAPAQERARAHATLPGSSLAPGAARALVRAALAEWTGLGLPGAEHLTDRLADDAALVVSELVTNAVVHAGTDVEMECRLEGDTPDTAALVVEVSDQHPSRAPRGSEPETPHDTPEYGRGLRLVGSLSEAWGITYRTGRKTVWARLPAGGCAAGEQIEAYAGEHALASGLRVAENLAPEPRRGDEAAEDLASEPPKGDEAVEAARAWRGAGDAREPRSGGDTWDLRGGRDTWDLRSGGDAWDLHDGGETWESREGGEARNWPALREARDLRDWNDLRDWRDRHENRDGRNGPDGAWLGRGALSFLAEASDLLAGQLDEDLVAALAGQLIVPRLADWCAVWLEDEATGGGWSGGAGAGGPRLARVWHGSENRIEELRRVLEKDPPRPFDPTGSSSPFERGRDRGGSGPVEYPWPGEALGDGEPGSALAYRLVAGGRPLGTLVIGRSGKAGFPDEITGLAEDLSRRVALAIGAARQYARQATISAVLQRGLLPGAVAEIPGMRSALVYEPCDKGGPSGDFYDLFPAGDGRWCFAVGDVQGKGPEAAVVIGLARPWLRLLAREGYRVADVLDRLNQLLLDDATEAADAAARALVAAGARPTPPGDGPQTRFLSLLYGELAPFDGGVRCTVASAGHPLPLLLGAGGEVHTAAQPQTLLGVVEDATYTSETFELRSGDTLLCVTDGVTERRSGSRQFDDGDGLATALAGCAGLDAELIAERIKRLVHEFGARPPADDLALLVLQAD from the coding sequence ATGGGGGCCATTCCGACGCAACGGGAGACCGCTCCCCGGGCCTCAGAGGCGCCTGCACATGCTTGGGAGACGCCTGTGCCCGTCCAGGAGGGGCCCGTTTCCGAGGAGCCCGTACCGTCCGCGGAGGTGATCACACCGCCCGCCGGGGCGCCCGCACAGGAGCGCGCGCGGGCGCACGCGACCCTGCCCGGCAGCTCCCTCGCGCCGGGCGCCGCACGCGCCTTGGTGCGCGCGGCGCTCGCTGAGTGGACCGGACTGGGCCTGCCGGGCGCCGAGCACCTCACCGACCGCCTCGCCGACGACGCCGCGCTCGTCGTCAGCGAACTCGTCACCAACGCCGTCGTGCACGCCGGCACCGACGTCGAGATGGAGTGCCGGCTGGAGGGCGACACCCCGGACACGGCCGCGCTCGTCGTCGAGGTCTCCGACCAGCACCCCTCCCGCGCCCCGCGCGGCAGCGAGCCGGAGACACCGCACGACACCCCCGAGTACGGACGCGGCCTGCGGCTCGTCGGATCGCTCTCCGAGGCGTGGGGGATCACCTACCGCACGGGACGCAAGACCGTCTGGGCGCGGCTGCCCGCCGGGGGCTGCGCGGCGGGCGAGCAGATCGAGGCGTACGCCGGGGAGCACGCGCTGGCGAGCGGCCTCCGGGTGGCGGAGAACCTGGCGCCCGAACCGCGCCGGGGCGACGAGGCGGCGGAGGACCTGGCATCCGAACCGCCCAAGGGCGACGAGGCGGTGGAGGCCGCACGGGCCTGGCGCGGCGCTGGCGACGCACGGGAGCCGCGAAGCGGAGGCGACACGTGGGACCTGCGTGGCGGACGCGACACGTGGGACCTGCGTAGTGGAGGCGACGCATGGGACCTCCACGACGGAGGAGAGACCTGGGAATCGCGGGAGGGCGGCGAGGCGCGGAACTGGCCCGCCTTACGGGAGGCTCGTGACCTGCGCGACTGGAACGACCTACGGGACTGGCGGGACCGGCACGAGAACCGCGACGGACGCAACGGGCCCGACGGTGCCTGGCTCGGCCGCGGTGCCCTCTCCTTCCTCGCCGAGGCCTCCGACCTGCTCGCCGGACAGCTCGACGAGGACCTGGTCGCGGCCCTGGCCGGGCAGCTGATCGTGCCCCGGCTGGCCGACTGGTGCGCGGTGTGGCTGGAGGACGAGGCCACCGGCGGCGGCTGGAGCGGCGGGGCGGGCGCCGGCGGACCGCGCCTCGCCCGGGTCTGGCACGGCAGCGAGAACCGCATCGAGGAGCTGCGCCGCGTCCTGGAGAAGGACCCGCCGCGGCCGTTCGACCCGACGGGGTCGTCGTCCCCGTTCGAACGCGGCCGGGACCGGGGCGGGTCCGGGCCCGTCGAGTACCCCTGGCCAGGCGAGGCGCTGGGCGACGGTGAGCCCGGCTCGGCCCTCGCCTACCGGCTGGTCGCCGGGGGACGCCCGCTGGGCACCCTCGTCATCGGGCGCTCCGGGAAGGCCGGCTTCCCCGACGAGATCACCGGCCTCGCGGAGGACCTCAGCCGCCGGGTGGCCCTCGCCATCGGCGCCGCCCGCCAGTACGCCCGCCAGGCCACCATCAGCGCCGTCCTGCAGCGCGGCCTGCTGCCCGGCGCCGTGGCCGAGATCCCCGGCATGCGCAGCGCCCTCGTCTACGAGCCGTGCGACAAGGGCGGCCCGAGCGGCGACTTCTACGACCTGTTCCCGGCCGGCGACGGCCGCTGGTGCTTCGCCGTCGGCGACGTCCAGGGCAAGGGACCCGAGGCGGCCGTCGTGATCGGCCTGGCCCGGCCCTGGCTGCGCCTGCTGGCCCGTGAGGGCTACCGGGTCGCCGACGTCCTCGACCGCCTCAACCAACTGCTCCTCGACGACGCCACGGAGGCCGCCGACGCCGCGGCCCGGGCGCTGGTGGCCGCGGGGGCGCGTCCGACCCCGCCCGGCGACGGCCCCCAGACGCGCTTCCTGTCCCTGCTGTACGGCGAGCTCGCGCCCTTCGACGGCGGCGTCCGCTGCACCGTCGCTTCCGCCGGGCACCCGCTGCCGCTGCTGCTCGGGGCGGGCGGCGAGGTCCACACGGCCGCGCAGCCCCAGACTCTCCTCGGTGTCGTGGAGGACGCCACCTACACCAGCGAGACTTTCGA